A portion of the Candidatus Nitrosotenuis aquarius genome contains these proteins:
- a CDS encoding nucleotidyl transferase AbiEii/AbiGii toxin family protein: MLSKDDIMKIAGEKKLNPSAVSKDYALGWLLFGIMKSSIGSKLIFKGGTALSKVHFPEGWRLSEDLDFTLIDDMDPKTLEKVLKDEVPKIVKDAVGMAVRLKDRPHSNEGYLMSRFQYDGPLGKDTVKIEITREEVTGETHTKKMPRVFDYPEFDVRVYSLDEILAEKTRAIIQRTKIRDYYDVWRLLKTKKFDREKVKALFLEKCKSKDVTFTGIDQFFPDGIVKTLEPYLETGLTRLSREPMPSLDDMISEIRELLEKFLK, translated from the coding sequence ATGTTGAGTAAAGACGACATAATGAAAATTGCTGGTGAGAAAAAGCTCAACCCGTCAGCAGTAAGCAAGGATTACGCATTAGGATGGCTGTTATTTGGCATTATGAAAAGCTCGATAGGTAGCAAGCTCATTTTCAAGGGAGGTACTGCCCTCTCCAAGGTACACTTTCCCGAAGGCTGGAGGCTCTCTGAGGACCTTGATTTCACTCTGATTGACGACATGGACCCAAAGACTTTGGAAAAAGTACTGAAGGATGAAGTTCCAAAAATTGTCAAGGATGCAGTCGGTATGGCTGTTCGATTGAAAGATAGGCCTCATAGTAACGAGGGATATCTTATGAGCAGGTTTCAATATGATGGCCCACTGGGCAAGGACACCGTAAAGATAGAGATAACGAGGGAAGAAGTGACCGGAGAGACACATACAAAAAAGATGCCAAGGGTATTCGACTATCCGGAATTCGATGTTAGAGTATATTCACTAGATGAGATACTTGCAGAGAAAACACGCGCCATCATACAACGCACTAAGATCAGGGATTATTACGATGTATGGAGATTGCTAAAAACCAAAAAATTTGACAGAGAAAAAGTAAAGGCATTATTTTTGGAAAAATGCAAGAGCAAAGATGTCACATTTACAGGTATTGATCAATTCTTCCCTGACGGCATAGTGAAAACGCTGGAACCATATCTTGAGACAGGCCTGACAAGACTCAGTAGAGAACCAATGCCATCTCTTGACGATATGATAAGTGAGATCAGGGAATTATTAGAAAAGTTTCTCAAGTGA
- a CDS encoding fibronectin type III domain-containing protein, producing the protein MTSFQATNSSDFVAYAQTDSKAMPDSKQTNAEQLLTDPKFRQQIIDTMKKNHDISQEIIMKMISDPALRLQLLGHLTENKEAMQDLMKLFGSGGSDVKMGSMMDHSGMSMKKDSSKTGMKDLMKKETKKDSMKMGSMMDHGSMSMKKDSMKTGTSASVDFSNIKITNISASSVTIQGSTNQAVNCQVEYWTAKDSKHYSASDTGDMMDMKHTEHTVTIKNLEPNTKYNYKFKATLDGKTFHSDLKTFTTKTA; encoded by the coding sequence TTGACCTCATTTCAAGCAACCAATTCCAGTGATTTTGTGGCGTATGCTCAAACTGACTCAAAGGCAATGCCAGATTCAAAACAAACAAACGCAGAGCAATTACTCACGGATCCTAAATTTCGCCAGCAAATTATCGATACCATGAAAAAGAACCACGACATTTCTCAGGAGATAATCATGAAAATGATAAGCGATCCAGCCCTACGTTTGCAATTGCTAGGACATCTGACTGAAAATAAGGAAGCAATGCAGGATCTGATGAAGCTGTTTGGATCAGGTGGAAGCGATGTGAAGATGGGCTCTATGATGGATCATTCCGGAATGTCCATGAAGAAAGATTCTTCGAAAACTGGAATGAAGGACTTGATGAAAAAAGAAACCAAGAAAGATTCGATGAAGATGGGCTCTATGATGGATCATGGCAGCATGTCAATGAAAAAAGACTCGATGAAAACCGGAACCTCGGCAAGCGTAGACTTTAGTAACATCAAGATCACTAACATCTCTGCAAGCAGCGTAACCATACAGGGAAGTACGAATCAGGCTGTCAACTGCCAAGTTGAATATTGGACAGCAAAGGATTCAAAACATTACTCTGCATCTGATACCGGTGACATGATGGACATGAAGCACACTGAACACACAGTCACAATAAAGAATCTCGAACCGAATACAAAATACAACTACAAGTTCAAGGCAACGCTTGACGGCAAAACATTCCATTCGGATCTAAAAACATTCACCACAAAGACAGCATAG
- a CDS encoding EsaB/YukD family protein: MAEEKKKNDNELTITIQTTKGAWKDAVFQKTAKISEVISAVIEHFSFSKDGKYQLNPENEPDKPFDPKRPLVSYGIKDGDILVFTDLGVAV; encoded by the coding sequence ATGGCTGAAGAGAAAAAGAAAAACGATAATGAACTTACGATCACAATACAAACCACAAAAGGCGCATGGAAAGATGCAGTATTCCAAAAAACTGCGAAAATAAGCGAAGTAATCAGTGCTGTAATAGAACATTTTAGCTTTTCAAAGGATGGAAAATACCAACTTAACCCAGAGAATGAACCAGACAAGCCATTTGATCCAAAAAGGCCACTTGTAAGTTATGGGATCAAAGATGGAGACATACTTGTTTTTACCGATCTTGGAGTGGCAGTTTAA
- a CDS encoding ATP-binding protein, whose translation MVNWYCICGNFVRDKRFCPRCKFFRFRIENSPILDYWGLRVGTLSNGLPFNFPVNFLATHVLVSGQTGTGKTRFAMNLAVKSSNYESFQKIKLLVVDVEGEWKNIIPKLKGQTEYFAVDKNLKINPFDLGDPALIRELMRETVFKGIEKEYVDLSAQMNFVLQETISESHSIDELIKNIKYYDRQKLTALDKTKTALLVRLDPFMRSPLKEIFLCNKSNPDFSRLDEKNVIIDLHALDALVAYGAEIRLIYNTITTYYLRKMLNRGPCDWVSNLFIADEAQLLVPKILHKIVVTESWPATEFATRLRKRGCGLMLITQSPSNIEKDIFKNVGTKIAFRLQHQEDIRLLSEAAAFVDQVEYEYLADRFVRLPRTTAIAIVSGYEPFLVTADSFDIMPHEVAADAAVMEAAAATATTETANKAKAAKDREDDKDNGDDEDNKTFLESIDKEPFLSVIERRTKLGWDDKRYTNVTDELCRKKKIELVRVKLGRGAPRILYQRPGTVPGVKHEFYVNWIAESLTAKGYDIRKNKDGPDIEVLDRSTVIEVELGTSNISGNLKRNLQEFDRVIVCSDDSKLIEALSAKSKENRILFLPVQKVPAVFEKMRIGKDFLNT comes from the coding sequence ATGGTGAACTGGTACTGCATATGCGGTAATTTCGTCCGCGACAAAAGATTCTGTCCAAGATGCAAATTCTTCCGATTCAGGATAGAAAATTCACCGATCCTCGATTATTGGGGCCTCAGAGTCGGTACTCTGTCTAATGGCCTTCCGTTCAACTTTCCGGTGAACTTTCTGGCCACTCATGTATTAGTGAGCGGACAGACAGGAACCGGCAAAACCAGATTTGCGATGAACCTTGCAGTCAAGTCTTCAAATTACGAATCTTTTCAGAAAATCAAACTGCTAGTAGTAGATGTAGAGGGAGAGTGGAAGAACATTATTCCGAAGCTGAAAGGCCAGACGGAATATTTTGCAGTCGATAAGAATCTGAAAATCAATCCGTTTGATCTTGGCGACCCGGCACTCATCAGAGAGCTGATGAGAGAGACCGTCTTCAAAGGAATAGAGAAGGAGTACGTCGATTTATCAGCTCAAATGAATTTCGTTCTACAAGAGACGATCAGTGAGAGCCACAGCATAGATGAACTGATCAAGAACATCAAATATTACGACCGGCAAAAACTTACCGCTCTAGACAAAACGAAGACTGCCCTCCTGGTCAGGCTTGACCCGTTCATGCGCTCTCCATTGAAGGAAATTTTTCTCTGCAACAAGTCGAATCCAGATTTTTCCCGACTCGATGAAAAGAACGTCATAATCGACTTGCATGCACTTGATGCCCTAGTGGCGTATGGTGCTGAGATCCGCCTCATCTACAACACAATCACGACCTACTATCTGAGAAAGATGCTGAATCGTGGGCCCTGCGACTGGGTCTCCAATCTTTTCATAGCAGACGAGGCCCAGTTGCTGGTCCCTAAGATTCTACATAAAATCGTCGTGACAGAATCCTGGCCGGCAACAGAGTTTGCCACACGTCTCAGAAAGCGCGGATGCGGTCTTATGCTGATCACCCAATCTCCGAGCAACATAGAGAAGGACATCTTCAAGAACGTGGGCACGAAAATAGCCTTCCGCCTCCAGCATCAGGAAGACATCCGCCTCCTGTCCGAGGCTGCCGCCTTCGTCGACCAGGTCGAATATGAGTATCTAGCCGACCGCTTTGTCAGACTTCCCCGCACAACTGCAATTGCAATTGTCTCAGGGTACGAGCCGTTTCTTGTGACAGCTGACAGCTTCGACATCATGCCGCATGAAGTGGCAGCGGATGCAGCGGTAATGGAAGCGGCAGCGGCAACAGCAACAACAGAAACGGCAAACAAAGCAAAAGCAGCAAAAGACAGAGAAGACGACAAAGACAACGGAGACGATGAGGACAACAAGACTTTCCTTGAAAGCATAGACAAGGAACCGTTTCTTTCCGTCATCGAAAGGCGAACAAAGTTAGGATGGGATGACAAGAGATACACCAATGTGACGGATGAGCTTTGCAGGAAGAAGAAAATTGAGTTGGTCAGAGTCAAGCTCGGCAGGGGGGCGCCTAGGATCCTGTACCAGAGGCCTGGGACGGTTCCAGGAGTCAAACACGAATTCTATGTCAACTGGATAGCGGAAAGTCTCACAGCAAAGGGATATGATATTCGAAAAAACAAAGATGGTCCAGACATAGAAGTGCTGGATCGCAGCACGGTGATTGAAGTGGAGCTTGGCACATCCAACATATCTGGCAATCTGAAAAGAAACCTGCAAGAATTCGACAGAGTGATCGTTTGCTCGGACGATTCAAAGCTCATTGAAGCCTTGTCTGCCAAATCCAAGGAGAACCGGATTTTGTTTCTGCCAGTCCAAAAAGTTCCGGCCGTATTTGAAAAGATGCGGATTGGGAAGGATTTCTTGAATACTTGA
- a CDS encoding YHS domain-containing protein, translating into MKDPVCGSEVDEKSESIKYEGKEYRFCCASCRWAFEKNPNQFVGEKK; encoded by the coding sequence ATGAAGGATCCCGTCTGTGGTTCAGAAGTTGACGAAAAGTCTGAGTCAATCAAGTATGAAGGCAAAGAATATCGTTTTTGTTGTGCAAGCTGTAGATGGGCGTTTGAAAAGAACCCAAACCAGTTCGTTGGTGAGAAAAAATGA
- a CDS encoding DUF2958 domain-containing protein yields MEDEIPKLYETDGIPAEKKVIYQKWEIPQIGFYWLIAELDKKENLAFGYANLNDDNFAEWGYISLDELTENKVTKCHSWKPCSFEEAQKKMQQYRRERHLR; encoded by the coding sequence GTGGAAGATGAAATACCAAAACTGTACGAAACCGACGGCATACCTGCCGAAAAGAAGGTAATCTACCAAAAATGGGAGATTCCGCAGATTGGCTTTTACTGGCTGATAGCGGAACTGGACAAGAAGGAAAATCTGGCGTTTGGCTATGCCAACCTGAATGACGACAATTTTGCGGAATGGGGCTACATCAGCCTGGATGAGTTGACTGAGAACAAGGTCACAAAATGTCACAGCTGGAAGCCCTGCTCATTTGAAGAGGCACAGAAAAAAATGCAGCAATACAGGAGGGAGCGTCATCTCAGATGA
- a CDS encoding CbtA family protein: protein MKAHLFVLIVLVSGFSAGTVYGFINFITTEPFLDSAIELENRAMFESGEEKDGPEFRAEYDAYRYWQKSGMVLAGGIYGLAIGSLFGIVFAYSRNTLPGKHHVQKTLFLAALMWFTVFMIPFLKYPANPPTVGDPNTIVYRAILYLSFIAISGLGALAFYRLYKKLSKSKKILAFAGYALFISIAFVLMPQNPDKVLAPMDLVNGFRTMSATGVTIYWIVNAVILGALWQKLQARHKMQKELQ, encoded by the coding sequence ATGAAAGCGCATCTTTTTGTTTTAATTGTACTTGTTTCGGGGTTTTCCGCGGGAACTGTTTATGGTTTTATCAACTTTATAACAACAGAGCCGTTTCTTGATTCTGCAATAGAGCTGGAAAATCGTGCTATGTTTGAATCCGGCGAAGAAAAAGACGGTCCAGAGTTCAGAGCAGAGTATGACGCATATCGATACTGGCAAAAGAGCGGCATGGTGCTGGCAGGCGGAATATATGGCCTTGCCATAGGTTCACTTTTTGGAATAGTTTTTGCCTATTCGAGAAATACGTTGCCTGGAAAACACCACGTACAAAAAACACTGTTTCTGGCAGCTTTGATGTGGTTTACAGTATTTATGATTCCGTTTCTGAAATATCCAGCAAATCCGCCCACCGTGGGTGACCCCAACACCATAGTTTACAGGGCTATTCTGTATCTTTCCTTTATTGCTATTTCTGGACTTGGTGCTCTGGCCTTTTACAGACTATACAAGAAACTCTCAAAGAGCAAAAAAATTCTGGCGTTTGCGGGCTACGCATTATTCATCAGCATCGCGTTTGTCCTGATGCCTCAGAACCCAGACAAGGTGTTGGCTCCAATGGATCTGGTAAACGGGTTTAGGACAATGTCTGCAACCGGCGTAACCATCTATTGGATAGTCAATGCGGTTATCCTTGGAGCCTTGTGGCAGAAACTCCAAGCAAGACATAAGATGCAAAAAGAACTTCAGTAA
- a CDS encoding flavoprotein, producing MTEKIIINNLLLGVTGSVGVLVLPDYIRLLRENIAENVHVMMSHSAKKFVTPYTLRLYSGNYVFTDSFDITDDVRVPHIELTRKCDVFVIMPATANIIGKVANGICDDLISTAVMACKAPVVFVPAMNPTMWFSKANQKNVLTLKELGHHVILPSEGYEISDMKPSFGSMPEFEVIANFLKDIVNKR from the coding sequence GTGACAGAAAAGATCATTATTAATAATTTATTGCTTGGAGTAACTGGTTCCGTAGGTGTTCTGGTTCTACCTGACTACATTAGACTCCTTAGAGAAAATATTGCAGAAAATGTTCACGTCATGATGTCTCATTCAGCAAAAAAGTTTGTTACGCCGTATACGCTAAGACTTTATTCTGGGAATTATGTCTTCACTGACTCTTTCGATATTACTGACGATGTAAGAGTCCCCCATATTGAACTCACAAGAAAATGCGATGTGTTTGTGATCATGCCTGCAACGGCCAACATAATCGGTAAAGTAGCAAATGGAATTTGCGATGATCTAATATCCACAGCGGTTATGGCATGTAAGGCACCCGTGGTTTTTGTCCCAGCTATGAATCCCACTATGTGGTTTAGTAAGGCAAATCAAAAAAATGTGTTAACACTAAAGGAATTAGGTCATCATGTTATTTTGCCATCAGAGGGATATGAAATATCCGACATGAAACCAAGTTTTGGAAGCATGCCAGAATTTGAGGTTATAGCTAATTTCCTAAAGGACATTGTAAACAAGAGATGA
- a CDS encoding DUF192 domain-containing protein: protein MPNIKTIAIISVVMATAAAIIYIINNQAYETGLEPQSNKERYHQAKIDIDGFEILADVAYTDEQLEKGLSIKDNLNEDEGMLFIFQNEGQHNFWMNNMKFPIDILWLDAAGKVIHIESNLQPCTSEFNCTVYEPQNNSLYVLETVAGFAEKHQVEIGTDIDFELIR from the coding sequence ATGCCAAACATCAAGACAATAGCTATAATATCTGTGGTGATGGCAACCGCTGCAGCCATAATCTACATTATAAACAATCAGGCCTATGAAACTGGATTAGAGCCGCAAAGCAACAAAGAGAGGTACCATCAGGCAAAAATAGACATTGATGGGTTTGAGATTCTAGCAGATGTTGCATATACGGACGAACAACTGGAAAAAGGACTGTCAATCAAAGACAACCTAAACGAAGATGAGGGAATGTTGTTCATTTTCCAAAACGAAGGACAACATAATTTCTGGATGAACAATATGAAGTTTCCAATCGACATATTGTGGCTTGATGCGGCAGGCAAAGTAATACACATAGAATCGAATCTACAGCCGTGTACTTCAGAGTTCAATTGCACTGTCTACGAACCTCAAAACAACTCTCTTTATGTGTTGGAGACAGTTGCAGGGTTTGCCGAAAAACATCAAGTTGAAATCGGTACAGACATTGATTTTGAATTAATTAGATAA
- a CDS encoding thioredoxin family protein, which translates to MKVEILTTPGCSNCSVVEKMLDEMGVSYDIIDVTEKPEYLQKYPIYTAPGVVINGKLEFTGVPKKQKLIEKIEGVRKIS; encoded by the coding sequence ATGAAAGTAGAAATACTGACAACTCCTGGATGCTCAAACTGCAGTGTGGTAGAAAAAATGCTTGATGAGATGGGCGTGTCTTATGATATAATAGATGTGACAGAAAAGCCAGAGTACCTGCAAAAATATCCAATATACACAGCTCCAGGCGTCGTAATAAATGGAAAATTGGAATTTACAGGAGTTCCAAAAAAACAGAAGTTGATTGAAAAGATTGAAGGTGTTAGAAAGATCTCATGA
- a CDS encoding cytochrome c biogenesis protein CcdA yields the protein MSDLTQQGKGFKSFLVVAVFVLASITLFGFIYLATTPATTLTMLLSFAGGVSNIVLPCTLPLVFIIVPIAMSASGRKGLVMAALFGIGLIITLSVYGAAVAQIGKYVGLDSATRIMYAAAGIAAFIFGLSELKLIKFKMPTYSGMPQFIQKQGDYTKVFLLGLLLGNAGVGCPNPVTYIILIFSASTGDWLQGGLLMAINGVGRVIPLLLLSALGILGINATGGLTKRIETVRKFTGWALVILGSFIILNGAFGHLWYEGGVFHEGLNMVFMTTGGKMIGEADIPIEEVEQKVPFVEYGALFNLIVSVVPVFWYLRKYPQERKQVLMILGIVLAWSALLFNVGLDSMQILGLSEGLPKGMEAMEGMK from the coding sequence ATGAGTGATCTAACGCAGCAAGGAAAAGGATTCAAGTCATTCCTAGTCGTAGCAGTTTTCGTTCTAGCATCAATTACGCTTTTTGGTTTTATCTATCTTGCAACAACGCCTGCAACCACACTTACCATGCTTCTTTCCTTTGCTGGCGGAGTTTCTAATATTGTTCTTCCCTGCACTCTCCCACTTGTCTTTATCATAGTTCCAATCGCAATGAGCGCCTCGGGAAGAAAAGGCCTCGTCATGGCAGCATTGTTTGGCATCGGGTTGATAATCACATTGTCAGTGTATGGGGCTGCGGTAGCACAAATTGGAAAATATGTCGGACTTGACAGTGCCACAAGAATAATGTATGCTGCTGCAGGAATTGCAGCCTTTATCTTTGGACTCTCGGAACTGAAGCTGATCAAGTTCAAAATGCCAACATATTCTGGCATGCCGCAGTTTATCCAAAAACAGGGAGACTATACCAAGGTCTTCCTCTTGGGACTGCTTTTGGGAAATGCCGGAGTTGGCTGCCCAAATCCAGTCACATACATCATACTGATATTTTCTGCATCAACAGGAGACTGGCTGCAGGGAGGCCTTTTGATGGCAATAAATGGAGTGGGCAGGGTGATTCCGCTTCTTCTTCTAAGCGCATTAGGGATTCTAGGAATCAATGCGACTGGAGGCCTTACAAAGAGGATTGAGACTGTAAGAAAGTTTACAGGGTGGGCCCTAGTTATTCTTGGCTCATTTATCATACTCAACGGTGCTTTTGGTCATCTTTGGTATGAGGGAGGAGTATTCCACGAGGGCCTGAACATGGTCTTTATGACAACTGGAGGCAAGATGATAGGCGAGGCAGACATTCCAATCGAAGAGGTGGAACAAAAAGTCCCATTTGTAGAATATGGGGCGCTGTTTAATCTAATTGTTTCAGTAGTGCCAGTTTTCTGGTATCTGCGTAAATATCCGCAGGAACGCAAACAAGTTCTGATGATACTTGGAATTGTTCTAGCGTGGAGCGCATTGTTGTTCAATGTAGGTCTTGATTCTATGCAGATTCTGGGCTTGTCGGAAGGTTTGCCCAAGGGAATGGAAGCAATGGAGGGAATGAAATGA
- a CDS encoding type IV toxin-antitoxin system AbiEi family antitoxin domain-containing protein, producing MVTKELKLLGPRELRLLFTLEEEGKFVFKTDDARRILGTSEASIKNVLYRLRKKGRVEEIERGKYLLIPAKAGYHGKWAEVPFLIVSEIVDPYYIGFASALNYWGMTEQVPNTTFVVTTKRKRNLEYGSLKFKFITFSKKRFFGIVDEEISGEKFKISSREKTIVDGLIYPKYCGGLDEIVKGIWESQNEIDFAKVIDYAKEMRNDSVKRRLFYILDILELNKKIRSKDLNKVPKDLKWLDPSGPKKALEYSKEYGLIINRTKKDLMSWRGY from the coding sequence ATGGTTACAAAAGAATTAAAGCTCTTGGGGCCGAGGGAACTGAGGCTATTGTTCACCCTAGAAGAGGAAGGGAAATTTGTATTCAAAACAGATGATGCACGTAGAATTTTAGGAACTAGTGAGGCGTCAATAAAGAACGTTCTGTACAGACTCAGGAAAAAAGGGAGAGTCGAGGAGATAGAACGCGGTAAATATCTTCTCATACCAGCAAAAGCAGGTTATCATGGTAAATGGGCCGAAGTGCCTTTTCTAATAGTATCAGAAATTGTAGATCCTTATTACATAGGATTTGCATCAGCTCTCAATTACTGGGGTATGACGGAACAGGTTCCAAACACAACTTTCGTAGTAACAACAAAGAGAAAGAGAAATCTGGAATACGGTTCGCTCAAATTCAAATTCATTACATTTTCAAAAAAGAGATTCTTCGGTATAGTTGATGAAGAAATTTCGGGTGAGAAATTCAAAATATCATCTAGAGAAAAAACAATTGTGGATGGTTTGATCTATCCGAAATATTGTGGCGGTCTTGACGAGATAGTGAAAGGTATTTGGGAATCTCAGAACGAGATCGACTTTGCAAAAGTCATTGACTATGCAAAAGAGATGAGAAATGATTCTGTCAAGAGAAGACTGTTCTACATACTCGATATATTAGAATTAAATAAGAAAATCAGATCAAAGGATCTGAACAAAGTTCCAAAAGATCTCAAGTGGCTGGATCCGAGTGGACCAAAAAAAGCATTAGAATATTCCAAAGAGTACGGTTTGATCATAAACAGGACCAAGAAGGATTTGATGAGTTGGAGAGGATATTAG